AAAAATCAACAAAGTGATTTTTGCAGGTGATAAAAATGAAAAAGTAAAAGAGTCATTAAAAGATAATGAATGTTATAAAATCATGACAGGAGCAAAAGTTCCAAGTGATGCTGATACTATTATTCCAATAGAAAATTGTACTAATGTAACAAAAGAGAGTGTTACCGTTCCTCAAGATATAAAAAAAGGCTCAAACCTACGATTAAAAGGAGAAGAACAAAAAGAAGGAAATATTCTTTTTTCTAAAGGTGAAGAGATAAATTCATCTCATGTTACTCTTTTAGCTTCTCAAGGTATTGTTATGGTTGAAGTTTATAGGAAAATATCTATCGCCATTGTTTCAACAGGAAATGAGATAAAAGAACCTTGGGAAAATGCAGATGAAGAAGAGATATATAACTGTAACTCTTTTGCTTTAATTTCTCAACTAAAAGAAAAAGGATTTGATGCCACTTATTGTGGTGTAGTTCCTGACAACTTAGAAAAATCAAAAGAATATATCAGTAATCTAAAAAGCTATGATGTAATAATTACAACAGGCGGTATTTCAATGGGGGATGCTGATTTTGTAGGAGAGGCATTCTTACAAAATGGTTTAGAAACAGCTTTTCATGGTGTAAATATAAAACCAGGTAGACCTATTATGATGGGAAAAATGGATAAAACAGTAGTGATTTGTTTGCCAGGTAATCCACTTACAGCAATGGTAAATATATATTTATTTGTAATTCCTATGTTAAAAAAACTACAAGGAGCAAATGAATACTACCATGATATATCAAAAGCTGAAAATAAAACAGAATTTAAAACTAAAAAAGGGAGGGTAAATATAGTATTAGGAACGATTAAAAATGCGAAGTTTTATGTGACAAGAAACAACAAATATGGATCAGGAATGATTACAGCACTTTATGAGAGTAACACAATTTTAGTTACTAATGATTCCACATCATTAATAAGTGAAAATCAAGAGATTAAAGTAATAGAATTCAATAAAAAATTACAAAATACACAAATTAATATATTTAACTAAAAAGGAAACAATATGATTAAAAAAACATTATTTACACTAGGATTAAGCGCGATTATAGCATCTTCATTATTTGCAAAAGATTCACTTATGATGGCTACAACAACAAGTACAGATAATACAGGACTTTTAGATTATTTAGCTCCAAAATTTGCTAAAGACACAGGTACAACACTAAAATGGGTTGCAACAGGAACTGGTAAAGCACTTAAAATGGGAAGCAACTGCGATGTTGATGTATTATTTGTACATGCACCTGCTAGTGAGAAAAAATTTGTAGCTACTGGGTATGGAATTAATAGAAAACAAGTTATGTACAATGACTTTGTAATTATTGGACCAAAATCTGATCCAGCACAAGTATCAGGTATGGATCCTGCTAATGCACTTAATGTTATAAAAACAAAAGAAGCAAAATTCTTTTCAAGAGGAGACAACTCAGGTACAAATAAAAAAGAGTTATCTTTATGGAAAAATGCAAATGTTGATGCAAAAGCTGAATCAAATTGGTATGTACAAACAGGTCAAGGTATGTTAAGAACTATCAATATGGCTGCTGAAAAAAATGGATATACAATGACAGATAGAGGAACTTGGATTAAATATATGTCACAAACAGGTGATAAAAATACAATGAAAGTTGTAGTTGAAGGTAATAAAACTTTATTTAACCAATACTCAGTTATAACAATCAACAAAGAAAAATGTCCAAATGTTAAACCAGAACTTGCAACAGAATTCACAAGTTGGGTAACTAAACCTGAAACTCAAAAAGTAATCGCTGATTTTAGATTATTAGGACAAGCACTGTTTATTCCTAATGCAGATAAATAAATTAAAGTAAGGGTTAAAAAGTAGAATGAATCTATTCCGTGATGGTTTCAAAGAGGCAGTAGAGTTACTAGTAGCAGGAAACGAAAGTGTTTACTCTGCTATTAGTACAACAATAACTGTATCATCTTGGTCTTTATTTATTAGTTTACTAATAGGCTTACCTTTGGGCTTTGCCCTTGGGTATTACAACTTTTTTGGAAAAGCAGTTATTAGAACTATAGTGGATACCCTTTTGGCATTACCAACTGTTGTAATTGGATTAGTTGCATATACAATGCTTTCTCGTGTTGGTCCATTTGGGGAATATGGTCTTCTTTTTTCACAAAAAGCCATAATAATTGGTCAAATAGTTCTTGGTTTGCCTATTATTATAGCTTTAACTGCAACACAAGTCGAAGCAGTAGATAAAAGACTTTATACCTCTCTTAAAGGACTTGGTGCAAACTCTTTTCAAATATTAACTGCAACACTTGTTGAAGCAAGATTTGGAATTATGACAGCAGCAATGACAGCTTATGGAAGAATTATTACAGAAATAGGTATTTCTATGATGGTTGGTGGTAATATCAAATACCACACTAGAACAGTAACAACTGCAATTGCTTTAGAAACGGGTAAAGGTGAGTTTGTAACAGGTATTGCACTTGGATTAGTTCTATTTGCAGTTGCATTAATTGTAAATATAGCACTATCTCAATTGAAAAGGAAATGGACTCAATGAGACACTTATATGAACTTCAAAATATTGAGCAATATTATGAAAATAAAAAAGTACTTTACATTGAGAATCTAAAACTAAATGATAATCAAATAATAGGATTCTTTGGACCAAATGGAAGTGGAAAGTCTACACTATTTTCTCTTTTATCTTTTATTGATAAGCCAAGTAGTGGAAATATCTTTTTTAATGGTATTATAAATAACAAGATTGATGTGGAAACCAAAAAAGATATTGTAATGGTACCTCAAAATCCATACCTTTTAAAAAGAACTGTTTTTGAAAATGTCGCTTATGGACTAAGACTTAGAGACCAAACAGAAAATTTAGAAAAAAAGGTAAATGAAGCTTTATCTTTAGTTGGACTTGAAAGTTCGTTTAGTACACGAAAGTGGAGTCAATTATCAGGGGGAGAAGCACAAAGAGTTGCTTTAGCTGCAAGACTTATATTAAAGCCAAAAGTTTTGATACTTGATGAACCAACCTCAGGAGTAGACACAAATTCAGCACAACTTATAAAAGAAGCAATATTATCAGCAAAACAAAAATGGCATACAACTATCTTAATCTCAAGTCATGACAACCATTGGTTAAATAATATTTGTGATAAAAAAATAGCTCTTTTTCAGGGAAATGTAGTGGAAAGTGGTAGTGTTAATCTTCTTTTTTCACCTTGGGAAAAAGATGAAGATTTAAATCTAGTGAAAAATTTTAGTGATGGACAAAAGTTAACTATTAAAAATTCATTTGATAAAAAAAGAGATTCTGTTGTAATGATAAATTCTGATTACATAAAAATATGTAGAACAGATTGTGAACATATGATTACAGATGAAACATTAAAAGGGGTTATTAACTCAATACATCAACAAGAAGATGGAGATTTACTTTTAATTGAGTTTTTTATTGCAAGTATTCCTTTTAATTGTAAAATTTCTAGAAAAGATATGGAAACACAAAGATTATTGCCAGGGGATAAGATTTATATAAATATCTCTACTGAAAATATTTGTTGGATTTAATATATAACTATGTATAATTATAAAAAATAGTTTACCAAAAGGAAAAAAATGTTTATAAAGTTAAATGAAAGAGTACATTTAAATCTAGATAAGATCACTAGAACTAAGATTGATCATGTTGAAGATGGAATTAGAGTTAGATTTTATGAGGGACAAGACCAAGTTGCAAAATCTAAAAGATTTGAAAATATAGAAGATGCTACAAAGTGGCTTGAAGACTTACTATATTCAGCTAAATAGTATGATAAAGAGCCCTCTTAAAAGGTCTCTTTTATCTCTTTTTATTTAATCTAATCTTTTGATAAAGATATTAAACCATCAGCTAAATTAACTTTCCAAGCATAGTAATCATGCCCATTTTGGAACTCTTTATATATAAAATCATAACCTTTTGATTCAAGTACTGTTCTTAAGTGTCTATTACTTTCTAAAATATCTATTGAAAAATATCCTGTCTCATAAACACCAGCATTTAAATAAAATCTGATATCTTTCTTTTTACTTTTAGCAATTTGTCGTGTTAACCATTCTGGTTCAGGGTCATTGTTAGAATCTTTCCAAAAAGAACCTGACTGACTTAAAACATTTCCAAAATATTGGGGATAAGTATAAGCAACAAAAGCAGAAGCTAAACCACCATAACTAGAACCTGTCAAAGTTGTATCTTTTGCTTTAAATTTCATATTTGTTTTTGCTTCAACAAAAGGTAGTAATTCTTTTGCCATAAAATCTGCAAACTTTTTATTTGAAGGCAATTCTTCTGCTCTTGAGTTTCTCGTTGGATTATCAATAAAAACAGCAATTGTTGGCTTGATTTTATTTTTATAGATTAAATTATCAAGAATAGTAGGTGTATCAACTTTTACTTGATATTCAACTCCATCAAATACAAAAAGAAGTTTATAATCTTTTTTTGAATCAAAGTTTGAAGGTTTATAAATAGTAATATTTCTAGTATTATTTAATATTTTACTTTTTATTTTATAATTATTTAATGAACCTTTCAAACTATTTGATTTTACTCCCCAGTCTTTATATTCTTTATTCTTTATTTCAAAAGTTGAATTAGTCATATACTTATCTAAGTTCAAATCTTTTGACATCTTATAAGGGTGCTTATTTAGAGGATCCATTTGAGATGTTGCTAAAATAGCCATTCTATTTTCTCTACTATTTCCATCAAGAACAGGTACATCAGGGGCAATTTGATATGACATTCTAATGCCATTTTTAACTACAAAACTTTTAAACCAAATATCACTATTTCCTAATCTATCAAAATATACATGGTCATGTGTTGGTCCACCAAATAATCTTACATTGTGTTTTGCACCTTGATATAAAAATGTTAAGATAGACTCATTTTCATTTATTGGTTCCACTAATGGTGTTCCTAATTTTTTAACTTGTTCCCAAAACTTTTTTGTATCTTTATTTGTTAAAAGATTCTTTTTTTCTTTTTTGATTATTTCACTTATTATTTCTACTTTTTTATTCTCTTTGAATTTTACAGGTAGAACTTTATTTATGCTTAATTTAAAAGTATTATCTTTTGACTTATTTTTTAAATTTATATAATATTTTCCAGACTCATTTGTCACAAATATTAATCTATTTTGAAGTTTATTTGGTTGATCTAATCTTCGTACAAAATGTTTATTATTATCCAATAATTCAACCCTATCAACTTTAGTAGTTAAGGTAAAACTACCTGTTACATATGAATCTTTTTTTAAATCCAAAGGAAATAAAACTTCTTTATTTGCTTTTATTTTCTCTTCTAAAACAATAGGTTTTGATAGTGCAAATAATGATGAACTAAGAAATACAATGCAAATCAAAGAGAAGATAAAACTTCTTTTTATTTTTCTAGAATCTATATTCAAGTGACACTCCATAACTTCTTGGTGCTCCATACATTGTATATCCACCTTTCATTAAAGAAGAAAAATATCTTTCATCAGTTACATTATTTACATTAAAAGATATATTTGTATTTTTATTGATTTTGTAACTTGACATTAGATTATAAATTGTATAACTTTTTTGTGATACATCTTCATATTTTCTATCATGCGCTTTACTTTTCCAATTTGCTGATATACCAACTTTTAAACCTGCAATTTCTTTAGGAGAATAAGTAAGCGAAGCATTTAACATTCTTCGTGGAATATATCTTGTAACATCTTTTTTGTTAGCATCTTTAATAGAAAGGTTTGTATAACCAATAGAAGTGTTTATAGTATCATTAATATCACCAGAAACTTCTATTTCAAATCCTTTGCTTGTAACTCCATCTATGGCTTTATAATAACTATCACCATTAGCTCGTTTACCAGCTTCTTCTGCAACATTTTCTTTTTCTGTTTTAAATAAAGCAAAAGAACTATTTAATGCTC
The nucleotide sequence above comes from Arcobacter sp. F2176. Encoded proteins:
- a CDS encoding molybdopterin molybdotransferase MoeA; its protein translation is MNQKLNFLDFEEAFSKSLELVNKISKVEIVPLSSSLGRIISKDIICRKNLPSFDNSAMDGFAIKFADAGKTLKINKVIFAGDKNEKVKESLKDNECYKIMTGAKVPSDADTIIPIENCTNVTKESVTVPQDIKKGSNLRLKGEEQKEGNILFSKGEEINSSHVTLLASQGIVMVEVYRKISIAIVSTGNEIKEPWENADEEEIYNCNSFALISQLKEKGFDATYCGVVPDNLEKSKEYISNLKSYDVIITTGGISMGDADFVGEAFLQNGLETAFHGVNIKPGRPIMMGKMDKTVVICLPGNPLTAMVNIYLFVIPMLKKLQGANEYYHDISKAENKTEFKTKKGRVNIVLGTIKNAKFYVTRNNKYGSGMITALYESNTILVTNDSTSLISENQEIKVIEFNKKLQNTQINIFN
- a CDS encoding substrate-binding domain-containing protein → MIKKTLFTLGLSAIIASSLFAKDSLMMATTTSTDNTGLLDYLAPKFAKDTGTTLKWVATGTGKALKMGSNCDVDVLFVHAPASEKKFVATGYGINRKQVMYNDFVIIGPKSDPAQVSGMDPANALNVIKTKEAKFFSRGDNSGTNKKELSLWKNANVDAKAESNWYVQTGQGMLRTINMAAEKNGYTMTDRGTWIKYMSQTGDKNTMKVVVEGNKTLFNQYSVITINKEKCPNVKPELATEFTSWVTKPETQKVIADFRLLGQALFIPNADK
- a CDS encoding ABC transporter permease, which translates into the protein MNLFRDGFKEAVELLVAGNESVYSAISTTITVSSWSLFISLLIGLPLGFALGYYNFFGKAVIRTIVDTLLALPTVVIGLVAYTMLSRVGPFGEYGLLFSQKAIIIGQIVLGLPIIIALTATQVEAVDKRLYTSLKGLGANSFQILTATLVEARFGIMTAAMTAYGRIITEIGISMMVGGNIKYHTRTVTTAIALETGKGEFVTGIALGLVLFAVALIVNIALSQLKRKWTQ
- a CDS encoding energy-coupling factor ABC transporter ATP-binding protein, with product MRHLYELQNIEQYYENKKVLYIENLKLNDNQIIGFFGPNGSGKSTLFSLLSFIDKPSSGNIFFNGIINNKIDVETKKDIVMVPQNPYLLKRTVFENVAYGLRLRDQTENLEKKVNEALSLVGLESSFSTRKWSQLSGGEAQRVALAARLILKPKVLILDEPTSGVDTNSAQLIKEAILSAKQKWHTTILISSHDNHWLNNICDKKIALFQGNVVESGSVNLLFSPWEKDEDLNLVKNFSDGQKLTIKNSFDKKRDSVVMINSDYIKICRTDCEHMITDETLKGVINSIHQQEDGDLLLIEFFIASIPFNCKISRKDMETQRLLPGDKIYINISTENICWI
- a CDS encoding sodium-dependent tyrosine transporter is translated as MFIKLNERVHLNLDKITRTKIDHVEDGIRVRFYEGQDQVAKSKRFENIEDATKWLEDLLYSAK
- a CDS encoding alpha/beta hydrolase-fold protein: MEHQEVMECHLNIDSRKIKRSFIFSLICIVFLSSSLFALSKPIVLEEKIKANKEVLFPLDLKKDSYVTGSFTLTTKVDRVELLDNNKHFVRRLDQPNKLQNRLIFVTNESGKYYINLKNKSKDNTFKLSINKVLPVKFKENKKVEIISEIIKKEKKNLLTNKDTKKFWEQVKKLGTPLVEPINENESILTFLYQGAKHNVRLFGGPTHDHVYFDRLGNSDIWFKSFVVKNGIRMSYQIAPDVPVLDGNSRENRMAILATSQMDPLNKHPYKMSKDLNLDKYMTNSTFEIKNKEYKDWGVKSNSLKGSLNNYKIKSKILNNTRNITIYKPSNFDSKKDYKLLFVFDGVEYQVKVDTPTILDNLIYKNKIKPTIAVFIDNPTRNSRAEELPSNKKFADFMAKELLPFVEAKTNMKFKAKDTTLTGSSYGGLASAFVAYTYPQYFGNVLSQSGSFWKDSNNDPEPEWLTRQIAKSKKKDIRFYLNAGVYETGYFSIDILESNRHLRTVLESKGYDFIYKEFQNGHDYYAWKVNLADGLISLSKD